From a single Solanum dulcamara chromosome 4, daSolDulc1.2, whole genome shotgun sequence genomic region:
- the LOC129884924 gene encoding adenylate isopentenyltransferase 5, chloroplastic yields the protein MMNIAPFVSCKHQPRINFRDGLTIDPFIPRRRKEKVVIVMGATGTGKSRLSIDLANHFSAEVVNSDKMQIYEGLDIVTNKVTDEETCGIPHHLLSIIDPNEVFTATDFCQHASIAVDSIIKKGQLPIIAGGSNSYIKALVNDDIEFKSRYECCFLWIDVNLKILQRFVSERVDKMVKDGLVEEVREFFNSEGDYTSGIRRAIGVPEMDQYFRNENNKLIDEDVRDKMLQISIEKIKVNTCKLACCQRQNILRLETQLGWNINRFDATEAFEKKGSESHKAWHRIVSEPSARIVRHFRGEELLNIPSPPPSSSTSFLPAVVTASH from the coding sequence ATGATGAATATTGCACCATTTGTTTCTTGCAAACATCAACCACGTATTAATTTTCGAGACGGTCTAACTATCGATCCCTTTATTCCCCGTCGACGAAAGGAGAAGGTGGTTATAGTTATGGGTGCAACAGGCACTGGAAAATCTAGACTTTCCATTGATCTAGCCAACCATTTTTCAGCAGAGGTTGTGAATAGTGACAAAATGCAAATTTATGAAGGTCTCGATATAGTAACAAATAAGGTTACAGATGAGGAGACTTGTGGAATTCCACATCATTTGTTATCAATTATTGATCCTAACGAAGTTTTCACTGCCACGGACTTTTGCCAACATGCTTCAATAGCTGTGGATTCGATCATAAAAAAGGGTCAACTACCAATCATTGCTGGGGGGTCAAATTCGTACATTAAAGCACTAGTGAATGACGACATTGAATTTAAGTCCAGGTACGAATGTTGCTTTCTTTGGATCGATGTAAATTTGAAAATACTACAAAGGTTTGTGTCAGAACGAGTCGATAAGATGGTAAAAGATGGGCTAGTAGAGGAAGTACGGGAATTTTTCAACTCTGAAGGCGATTATACAAGTGGAATTAGACGTGCAATCGGAGTACCAGAAATGGATCAATATTTTAGAAATGAGAATAATAAATTGATCGATGAAGATGTCCGGGACAAGATGCTTCAAATTTCTATCGAAAAAATTAAGGTCAATACATGCAAATTGGCATGCTGCCAGCGTCAAAATATTCTTAGACTTGAGACCCAACTTGGATGGAATATAAATCGATTTGATGCCACTGAAGCATTTGAAAAGAAAGGTAGTGAATCACATAAAGCATGGCATAGGATTGTATCTGAACCAAGTGCTCGAATTGTTCGTCATTTTCGTGGTGAAGAACTTCTCAATATCCcgtctcctcctccttcttcttcaacttcCTTCTTGCCTGCCGTTGTTACGGCAAGTCACTAG